A single Microbacterium protaetiae DNA region contains:
- a CDS encoding class I fructose-bisphosphate aldolase, with the protein MSDTYEQIRQVRLHEPERIGELARRRSTRPIARDDGRLLLIAADHPARGALRVGSDSTAMGDRYDLLDRLAIALSCPGVDGLLATPDIVEDLLIMGVLDDKVIAGSMNRAGLPGAVFELDDRVTAYTPGALSRSGLDFGKVLLRIDLQDPDTARTLETVGRLVSESAALQLPIMIEPFMSRRRNGVVVNELTADAMVQAVSIAAGLGDTSAYTWLKLPVVPDMEKVMAATTLPVLLLGGDPDSGADDIYRAWEDALVLPGVRGVVAGRRLLYPENGRVADAVATAAGIVHSATPAVAR; encoded by the coding sequence ATGAGTGACACGTACGAGCAGATTCGCCAGGTGCGTCTGCACGAACCGGAGCGGATCGGTGAACTCGCCCGGCGACGCTCGACCCGCCCGATCGCGCGCGATGACGGGCGGCTGCTGCTGATCGCCGCCGACCACCCTGCGCGCGGCGCACTGCGGGTGGGGTCGGACTCGACGGCCATGGGCGACCGCTACGACCTGCTCGACCGTCTCGCGATAGCGCTGTCGTGCCCCGGTGTCGACGGCCTGCTGGCCACGCCCGACATCGTCGAAGACCTGCTCATCATGGGCGTGCTCGATGACAAGGTGATAGCTGGATCGATGAATCGGGCCGGATTGCCCGGTGCGGTCTTCGAGCTCGACGACCGGGTGACCGCCTACACGCCGGGTGCGCTCTCGCGCAGCGGGCTCGACTTCGGCAAGGTCCTGCTGCGCATCGACCTGCAGGATCCCGACACCGCGCGCACGCTTGAGACGGTGGGCCGCCTGGTCAGTGAGTCGGCAGCTCTGCAGCTGCCCATCATGATCGAGCCGTTCATGAGCCGCCGCCGCAACGGCGTGGTGGTGAACGAGTTGACCGCGGACGCCATGGTGCAAGCGGTTTCGATCGCCGCCGGTCTCGGCGACACCTCGGCCTATACGTGGCTGAAGCTTCCCGTCGTCCCCGACATGGAGAAGGTGATGGCCGCCACGACGTTGCCGGTGCTGCTGCTCGGTGGCGACCCCGACAGCGGTGCCGACGACATCTATCGGGCCTGGGAGGACGCCCTCGTGCTGCCGGGGGTGCGCGGCGTGGTCGCCGGACGGCGCCTGCTGTACCCCGAAAACGGGCGGGTGGCGGATGCCGTGGCCACCGCCGCCGGCATCGTCCATTCCGCCACGCCCGCCGTGGCCCGCTGA
- a CDS encoding MgtC/SapB family protein codes for MSLHADLSSLLSLSAEPNSVELAFRVIFALIVGSAVGLERQWRAGLAGLRTNALVSTGAGLFVVMGAYAFADGSSADPTRVAAQVVSGIGFLGAGVILREGLNIRGLNTAATLWCSAALGCLAGMGMYFVAAIGTIVIIAANILLRWLGKSVNRKSRRALAATPDETEYVFEVVTSEKSEPRVRALLLQTLNRPEYKLLAVSASHKKNSSTVSLQASLQSALEDAAPLERAVSRMTLDPKVKKARWWVNDDDNEDEY; via the coding sequence ATGTCACTACATGCGGACCTTTCCAGCTTGTTGTCACTCAGTGCTGAGCCCAACAGCGTCGAGTTGGCCTTTCGGGTGATCTTCGCCCTGATCGTGGGGTCGGCCGTGGGGTTGGAGCGCCAATGGCGGGCCGGGCTCGCCGGGTTGCGCACGAACGCTCTCGTCTCCACAGGTGCGGGCCTGTTCGTCGTGATGGGGGCATACGCTTTCGCCGACGGCAGCAGCGCTGACCCGACCCGCGTGGCCGCCCAGGTCGTGTCGGGCATCGGGTTCCTGGGCGCCGGTGTGATCCTGCGCGAGGGGCTGAACATCCGGGGGCTGAACACCGCGGCAACGCTCTGGTGCTCGGCAGCGCTGGGGTGCCTGGCCGGCATGGGCATGTATTTCGTGGCGGCGATCGGAACGATAGTGATCATCGCGGCGAACATCCTGCTGCGCTGGCTAGGAAAGTCGGTGAACCGGAAGAGCCGGCGAGCGCTGGCGGCCACTCCCGACGAGACCGAGTACGTGTTCGAGGTGGTCACGAGTGAGAAGTCGGAACCGCGCGTGCGCGCGCTGCTGCTGCAGACGCTCAATCGCCCGGAATACAAGCTTCTGGCGGTGTCCGCCTCGCACAAGAAGAACAGCAGCACGGTGTCGCTGCAGGCCTCGCTGCAGTCGGCATTGGAAGACGCCGCTCCGCTGGAGCGGGCTGTGTCGCGCATGACGCTCGACCCCAAGGTGAAGAAGGCACGCTGGTGGGTCAACGACGACGACAACGAAGACGAGTATTGA
- the iolC gene encoding 5-dehydro-2-deoxygluconokinase: MGRVGIDLYPAHSGVGLEDVTTFTKSVGGSATNVAIAAAAHSRRSAVITRVGEDPFGRFILRELERLGVDVGQISALPGQQTPLTFCEIFPPDDFPLYFYRRPKAPDLQIESDELDHAVIRDAKIFWATVTGLSEQPSNAAHHAAWGVRNRAPLTVLDLDYRPMFWSDRDAASRAVAAALPKVTVAIGNAEECEVAVGETDPFRAADALLERGVHLAVVKRGPLGVLGRTADETVEVPPHPVEVVNGLGAGDGFGGALCHALLEGWSLQRSLRFANAAGAIVAGRRECSTAMPSTAEVEAIMSGGSHE, encoded by the coding sequence ATGGGGCGCGTCGGCATCGATCTGTATCCCGCGCACTCCGGCGTCGGGCTCGAAGACGTCACCACCTTCACGAAATCGGTCGGCGGCAGCGCGACGAACGTCGCCATCGCCGCCGCCGCCCACAGCCGGCGCTCGGCCGTCATCACTCGAGTGGGTGAGGACCCGTTCGGGCGTTTCATCCTTCGCGAGCTTGAGCGTCTCGGCGTCGATGTCGGGCAGATCTCGGCGCTGCCGGGTCAACAGACCCCGCTCACGTTCTGCGAGATCTTTCCGCCCGACGATTTCCCCCTCTACTTCTATCGCCGGCCGAAGGCCCCCGATCTGCAGATCGAGTCCGACGAGCTCGATCACGCCGTCATCCGCGACGCGAAGATCTTCTGGGCCACGGTGACAGGCCTGAGCGAACAGCCCAGCAACGCGGCCCATCATGCGGCGTGGGGCGTGCGCAACCGCGCACCGCTGACGGTGCTCGACCTGGATTACCGGCCGATGTTCTGGAGCGACCGGGATGCGGCATCCCGTGCCGTCGCCGCCGCGCTGCCGAAGGTGACCGTTGCCATCGGCAACGCCGAGGAGTGCGAGGTCGCCGTCGGCGAGACCGATCCCTTCCGTGCTGCCGACGCTCTGCTCGAGCGTGGCGTGCACCTGGCGGTCGTCAAGCGCGGCCCGCTCGGGGTGCTCGGCCGCACCGCCGACGAGACCGTCGAGGTGCCGCCGCACCCTGTCGAGGTCGTCAACGGCCTCGGTGCCGGCGACGGGTTCGGCGGTGCCCTGTGTCATGCCCTGCTGGAGGGATGGTCTCTTCAGCGCAGTCTTCGCTTCGCCAACGCGGCCGGAGCGATAGTAGCCGGCCGCCGCGAGTGCTCGACGGCGATGCCGAGCACCGCCGAGGTGGAAGCGATCATGTCGGGAGGATCCCATGAGTGA